The sequence AGCATCTAACCAAGCGGGGGACAACACTCCTAGGGGGAACCGTCAAGGACATCGTCAGCGTGTTATTAAGTAGGCTATTACATACGGCAGCTATGTAATATTCTGAAGCAGCGCCCGTAATCGAATTGGTCGATTCATTGGCCATTCTTTCTTAAGTCGGAGATATCGGACGGGCGTTCAGTAGTTTGTTGGCTCCATGGGTTCATCCACTTGACGGTTTCCCAGCCGAGTTTCATTCACGATCTTCACACCAGCGCTTGCGCCTAGTCTCTCTGCTCCTGCCCTAACCATCTTCACGCAATCTTCGATTGTCCTTATGCCGCCACTGGCTTTCACCCTGGTCTCCGATTGTAAGCTGTCACAGACAGCACTCATCAACGAAACATTTTCAATACTCGCACCAGGACCGTTAAAACCCGTACTGGTCTTCACATAGTCTGCACCTGCGAGACTCGAGAGTACGCACCCGGCGATAATCTCATCTGCGGTCAACTGGGATGTCTCGAGAATGACCTTCAAAATCGCGTCCTTTGCAGCAAGTCTCACCGCGCGAATATCCTGGAATACGTCGGTATAGCGTTTTTCGCTGAGCCAAGGGTAGTTCATCACCATATCCAATTCGCTGGCTCCATTCTGCATGGCACGTTTCGCCTCGCTCACTTTCTGGTCGGTTGAATACGTCCCTTCATGGAATCCAATCACACATGTCACTCCAACTTGGGTTCCTTGAAGATATTGAACTGCCCGAGAGACATAGTCCGGCCTGACACATACGGTTGCAAAACCATATTCTTTCGCTTCAGCGCACAAGGCGTCAATTTGAGACTCGGTGGCGGAGAGCGAGAGCTGGGTGTGATCAATTATCTGAGCAATTGAAACAACCTCAGGGGCAGGGTAGCATAATAGTGGAATAGGATATTGAAGTGTAGCTTTCTTTCCTGAGATGAGCAAATCCCATTCCTCGTTGTTGAGAGACGACATTGCAGTAGATGATCTGCGGCCTGCCAAGCGGTTATATTCGTTCGTAGGGAGTAAAAGATTAGGAGCCTCCGTGATTAAGCCCCAAAAAACTGTAATATCTGAAAGAGCACTTGTAAATTTGATTTCTTGACTGCGCACAACGGACTCTGTGGTGGTGATCGAGATCTGTTGGTGGTGGGAAAAGACAGGTCCATCGGGGGGGAAGAGAGGCGTTTAAATATTCTCTCCCACATGACTATATATGAACGCATCTCTGTGCTCCTTCGAGCATCAATATCCACCCAGCTGAAAAGGAGGCGGCTATCGGACATTCCAGCGGAGAATATGCATCCGGAGCCACAGCCTTCAAAATGATCAAGTATCTAGCTTCTTCAGCTCCATTGATTACAGACCCATGTTACTAGCTTGGTAAAAATTCCCTGTTATCCTTGTCATCTCTTACATGAATACTAGCATCAACATATCTCACTGTCAGTACATCATGATCAAAGTGGACCTGACTGATTTGCATTGCCCTCTTGGCTCCCTGCTTCTTGGTATCTATCACGTTCTCCACACGCTCCCATTTCAGGAGGCAGATAAAACATTCCTTCGCAACCAATCAAGAACGTATCCGTATCAATTGTTCCTCGTCAATTCCGCACAATTTTCAATTTAACCGCCATAGCTACCGGCAGTGTTACAGCACCAACTACGTAAACCCGCAAATGAGGTTTGTAGCAGTGACACGGTGGCCGGTAACCTTGATGCGGACGTCAATATCGATGCTCGTATTACCATATTTGGACTGGTGCGAAGTTGCCGACGTGCTGTGGGACTTGCCGGCTTCGTTGGTTTTCCTAGATATCGGTCAATTTTGAGCCTATGCTGGTGTACTTAGTACGTTCGAAAAGGTTTCACCGGATTCTTCGGGCGGTCCACAGGTCAAACCCCGTAGTTTACAACAGACGGTGAACGGAAGGAAAGGTCATCGGTTGGACTCACCGGGTAGTATCAAATGCACCTTTTCGGCTGCTGCGTCGATGGAGCCTCGTCAGCTACCCGCGAGGCGTTCCGAACTGCAGCAACTCCTCTCGATATCCCGACGGGTTGGAAATTACCCGGCCCAGTATTCCCACGACGCTTGTGCTTGTGCTCGATATACCATGTTGCCAAATGATTTGATAACAGCTGAATCTCAGGACGTTCGGAAAAAGATCCATCGGCTCAATAGCCTCGCGGGATGGGGTAGCTGAAATTACCGCGGGATTCTGCTTGCAGGTTTCAATGCTGACCTTTCGTTAGCGTCCCCTCGGGAGGTTCAGAACTGCACGTCTTTTCGAGTAGTTTGGGATGAACAAAGAATATGTCTTTGTGATACCCAAATTCGACCCGCTGTTGGATCGTGTATGCATGGGAATGAATATAGGAGCTGCCCCGGCGGGAGTCTGCATATAAACATGTCCCGCGGTGAACGCGAAGTCGGTTGGAGAAGATGCAATTGTTCTCGGTGGCGTCAAAAAGGAGATACTTCTTGAAGTTGGTCCTGTTTAATACTCAACCAAGCAAAATCCAACAAAAGCATATAATTTGCTTTTTCTCTTGAGAAGAAAACTAGTTCCAAGCCTCACAGTAGTACAGAAACGGCGATCAGAGCTAAAGAGGCAAGATCAATATGTCTAGAGTTACCGGTCTGGCGACATGCTGACAGTCAAAATGTTGAATTTGACATCCGCGCCAGTTTGAATGAGAATCAacgaggaaaaaaaaaacaataaaaaagaaaataaaaataaaaataaaaataaaaagagggAGCCCCCTTAAGGCTTGGCAGTGAGCTGGGCGGCTGCGTAGACATTGTGCACAGTAGTCGAGGCGTATGCGGCCGCCTGAAAATAGTTGACGATACCACCATGTGTAAGTATTCTGACTGATCCGTGAAGTGACCTTGTGCTTAACCTCTTCTTCACTAGGACCAAACTATTCATCTCGAAATTAACCAGATGCTGCCTCTATAGCAATACTGCCTGACCAAACTGCAACTTCAATTCAGCTTGGGACACAAAAACGCACATAACGTCAGTAACTGGCGCGAGCGGTGATTCTGACTTTGGGCAAGACGGGCACCTTTACCTGAAGTGGCCCTCCGATCAACCCTCTTGTATTGACATGTTGGAGAGGAGTCTTGCCAGTTACACAGTCAGGATACACTGTGCAGAAACATCTCTTGAAACCCTGTTATTGGAACCTCTGCAGGATAAGTCCAGCAGCAGCCCAGAGAGGTCATGCAAGGAGCTCTTTCCGTCAAGTCACTGAGAAACAGATGATTCACGAAATTTCAACCGTATGTGCCAAGCCACCTCTTGatggaaaaagaaatgcGTCGAGGTTGATCGTCAACAAGGCGGCAAATCCTGCACCCTTCCGCTCAGTCCGCAAATATGCCCCTGAATGTGCTCCAGAAAAAGGCGGACGTTCGCCTATTGATTAAAGACCCAACAGACAGCCGTAGTTTTGGGATTGTAATAGAATTATTGCCCGGCAGCCGTGTTGCACCCGGCGGAAAGGCAAATACATTTCCGCGTTTTGCACAACAGATTGTTGATTTGTATAACAACAACCCTTCCGAATTTCTAGGATGCGCAACTTGATTCAAGCTCAATAGAAAGGTACAGAGCATATCCAATGAGCCCTTTAGGCAATCCAACTTGTATGTTCAACCCTAGCGGAACCCTGCAAGGAGCCAGGCAGCAAATCCGCTATTGTCATGGATCGAAATCAAGTTTGATATAGCAAGAAAACTGACTCGGGTATGAAAGCCAAAAGCAGAAGACGGAAATCGCGTAATGATGCGGAATCCAGCTTGAAACATCAGCCTTTTTTTGGCCTACACACACGGGCCAACTTTTATCCGCATCAAATTGTGCTAGCAATGCGGATCCTCTACTTCCTTTCCATCCTGTGCCTCGAACCTCCGCTGCGGGATCTCAATAGTATATCTGAGAGTCGTCGGAGGGTTCGAGAAGGTTGGGTCTTATTCTGCTTTTTTGGCCTTATATAAACTCCCAAAGACGCTATTATTTGCTTTTAAAAGCCTCTGGGGGCAATCAAGTTCCACTAATGTTCCCTTATCAAAGACAGCAACTTTGTCATAGCAGAGTATTGTGTCGACCTATTATAGAATTAATCCATGAGCGAATGTATATGATACATTAAAGAAAATATACGAGGAATAGAGCCTCCAGAGATGATTTCGAGTGAGAAAGGGAAGCCTTAGGAGAAATCCATGCAACTCACTCGATGTGCAATTGTCAATACGGTGAAGTCCTTAAACTCTTTCTTGACAAGCTTCTGCATCAGAAGATCCGTATCACTGTCAACATTACTAGTTGCCTCGTCAAGAACAAGAATCTTGCGGCCCTCCTTCCGGAGTATGGCTTGAACAAGTCGGAAGAGCTGCTGCTCTCCAGCGGAGAATGAGCCGGCATCCATTTTCCCATCGAGACCGCCACGAGCCTCGATAATCTGCCAAAGGTGCACTTTTTGAAGTGCATCCCGAATATCCTTGTCGGAAATACACCCGGAAGGATCGACGTTAAGGCGGACAGAGCCGTCTAGCGTGAATTGATCTTGAGGAATGGTGATAATCCGCGATCGAACTTCGTGCTGCGGAATTGTGCAAAGATCCACGTCGTCAATGATGATACGGCCTGCTGAAATGTCAAGGAGGCGGAGGAGAGTAAGAACCAGAGAACTCTTGCCACTGCCAGTACGCCCACAGATGCCGATCTTCTCACCAGGCTTTATCTGCATCGTGATGTTGCTCAAAGCCATGGTTACCCCATCATATGAAGCCGACACTGAATCAAAATGAATTCCACCCTTGCCTGGCCATGCCGCAGGGGGCTCCCTGTTCTCCCTGGGTTGATTTTCTGTTGATGTCGAAGCAATAAGGGATCTGACTCTGGCAATAGCTCCTAAAGATGTCTCAAGTGATGTCCAAGATGTAATTAACTTTTGCAGTGATTGGTTCAGCACGAGGATCGTGTTTAACGCCGCGCCTAAAAGACCGGGGCTAGTGCTATGCCTCAGAGAAAAGGCAAGAGAAACAAGAATGGCTGCTAATGCGGCCACAAGGAGGTCTAGAACTAGGTTCAACCATCGCTGGATGGAAAACAAAAGGTAGTACGGCTTCTGTGAAGCATCAAGGTGGCAGATGTTGATGTTCTTTGATGACTGCTGCCAACCGAATGCTCGGATGGTTGAGAGACCATTTAAGGTCTCCAAGAAGTGTGAATATATTGGACTTTTGGCTTCTAGGTCCATGTGACGAAGTTGACGAGAGGTTCTCAGGTAGACATTCTGAATTAAATAAATGATTGGCAGAGTAAAAGGAACCGTGAGAGCCATGTAGCTGGAACCTGTGCATACCAGTACAGCTTGGGCAACACAATTGCAAAATTCTTCCTCAATGCATGGTTAGCCCGTGATCCTGGTTTGTCAGACTGCTTGGAGAGGACGAACCAGCTGCGGTTTTGTTGAGCGCAATAGGCAAGTTGTTGTCGATTAGAGACATGTCTTGACTAAATCTATAGAGAAAATGGGTGAGAACCACTAAGACAACTTGCAGGTACTCTTGAACGCACCTATTCAGAGTAACCCCGGTATCAGTTTGCACAAAGAATGATTGCGGAGCTCTGTGCTATTAGTTTCCTGAAAAATTGCGGGTTTTAAGATGACCTACCTCATGACTGCTTCAAGTAAATTTTCATGGAGCCGAGCCGACGATTTCTGTAATATCTTGATGAAAGTCACCCTAACTCAGTTAGTCCTTATCCTCGCGGATTGAGATACTTGCACCTACCACAAATTTCCAGCGAGAAAGATGTCCGCCAGAATACACAACACCACATATATAGGAATGTAAATGTGAAGCTGATCGCCACCAGCTTTCACCCACAATACTAACCAAGCCCCTGTGAAGCCATAGTTAGTGGCATTCAAGCATCATAGATGAATTACACTCACGAGGAAACGCAATTGCAAAAGCATATCCGATATTAGCGATCGCAAATAGAGACGTGTACTTCCATCCAATCGATTTAGCATAGTACTTGTAAACCTCGATATCGCCCGTGCGCCGGACCAGATCTTGTTCAATGGTTGATAAGCCTGGTAATTCATTTGCGTCTTGACTTGATTGCATATCTTTCTCCACCAGCTGCGAGGGTTGCATCATAGTATCTTTTAGTACCTCTATTTTGGAGACTGTGGCGTCGCGCGCATCTTGGACAATACGACCCTGATCAAGAATGACTACATCATCTGCGAAAGGGAGGTGTTTGACTTGAAAAAAATGAGGTTAGGacgagaaaaaaaaaggagcatTTAAATGTTGTTGACATACCAGAATGAGTGACAAGCACTACGGTGCTATTCAGTTTCCTCAGCAAGCCTTGGTTTCCAAGCAGCCTAGAAAAAACCATATCCTCTGTTGTCGCATCAAGGGCGCTGAACACGTCATCAAGTAAAATGATACCTCTTCGGGCATAAACAGCTCGAGCCAGCGCCTATCTTCAGCTCAGTACGTGTCACACAATTTGAAGTCAATTGCACGTACCAATCTCTGCCTTTGACCTCCGCTCAAAATAAGTCCATTATTCCCAATGATGGTATGGCTACCTTCTGGCCACATTTTAATATCCGCTTCTAAGCAACAAGTATATACCACGGTTTTATACCAGGCTTCGTCTACCGCCTGACTTTCGGATAGCCCACAAATCGATTGAAGGATAGACGTGTGGGTCAGCCATGGCTTTTGATGGCAGTAGGCCATTTGCTTCGATGCAACGGACACTGAGCCACTTTCACAAGGGAGTTCGCCTAGAATGGCTTTAATCAAAGTCGTTTTCCCAGAACCAACTGGTCCTACGACCATGACCAGCGACGAGGGTGGAACGGAGAGAGAAATATTATCAAGTGCAAGTGAAGCCGCCAGTGCAGGGCGAACAGTCACGTCCTTTAAACAGATTGCATTTTCCATGGATGAAACCGATGGATTTATATTTAGGCATTTTAGCTCGACATGTTTCGAAGAGCTATCAAAGGGGGACGGGGCAGTATCCGATAGATGTAGAGGGCCACTCCGATGATCGTTCCGACAGGGGAGGCGAAGGTAGTCCTGGATGCGCGTGAAGCAACCTAGGCAAGCACCAGTATGGGGGATCGCAACCATAAAACTTTCCGCTGGGATAGTCACGAGCGAAATGACAGCTAATGAAGTGAAAGCTTGTTCCGTCGAAAGAAGAGTCGAGTGTTGAATTTTGGCCTGGATAGTGAACGCGATAAAGGCTATGGCTGGTGACCAGATAGCTGGGGCCGTCGCTGTCCGCACCGTAAATATGGGGGGAAAATCGAGAGTCATCATTCTAGGATATTCCTCACCAAGTaaattcagaaaaagaatgagCCACATAAATCCGCCTGAAACGCATAGTTCGTGGATCCGCAAGTTCTGCAATGTAACCTCCAAGATCCTCTCAAGTCCTGGTTATATATAGCATGTCAGTGTCTGAAACTCATCTGGGGAACACATATTCAAGCTGACCCATCAGTTTGATAGCTTTGACAGAGTTAAGTGCAGACGCTGTCGTAGAAACACGCTCCTGAATCGCTTGAGTCCACATTTGTCGCTTTTGACCAATACGCTTCGCCACAGATGCTTGACCAAATGTGCAAACTAGTAGTCCGCTGATCAGAACTGAGACAGAAGAGATAGATGAAACGGGTAGTTACTTAAAGTAATGATGATTGGAACTACACAGTTCGCTCCCAGTTGCCTCTTCAAGAGCCATATACCGATGGCCATTTCAATTGTGCTTCCCCAAATCTCGTTGATTGGCTCCAGCGACTCCACGATATTTTCTATGTCTGCGGAAGTCAGTTGCGAACAGCCCACGATTATCAAATGTCCTCTCTGACCTGTTGACATCAGAGTTAAAGCTGCACCTTCAAATTGCAAACCATCCTGGATCTCTAAAGTGTGGTTATAGATGAGAGTAACCATTGATCCGCGGAACATAGTAATGATTCGAAAAACACGTTGCCGATAATGTACTGTGGCCAGCTGCATATTCGTATTAGCTTCTACTCGGTGGGCTAGGCTTAGCTTGACTCAACAGCTTTTCCAACATATACTAGAACCGTCGCACCAATTATGCCATATCCATAGTTGGTAGATCGCTGTGAATCCGGTTGACTGAGTAAACTGATAGAGCGACTGATCAGAAAAGGTTGTGCATAGTTAAATCCAACGAGTGCAAGGCGTGGAAGTAGGGTTAAGAGCCATTCTGAGAACAAGCAAGATGCTGCTGCAATTGCTAGCGCATGTCTCTT is a genomic window of Coccidioides posadasii str. Silveira chromosome 3, complete sequence containing:
- a CDS encoding uncharacterized protein (EggNog:ENOG410PFNK~COG:F~BUSCO:12446at33183) — encoded protein: MSSLNNEEWDLLISGKKATLQYPIPLLCYPAPEVVSIAQIIDHTQLSLSATESQIDALCAEAKEYGFATVCVRPDYVSRAVQYLQGTQVGVTCVIGFHEGTYSTDQKVSEAKRAMQNGASELDMVMNYPWLSEKRYTDVFQDIRAVRLAAKDAILKVILETSQLTADEIIAGCVLSSLAGADYVKTSTGFNGPGASIENVSLMSAVCDSLQSETRVKASGGIRTIEDCVKMVRAGAERLGASAGVKIVNETRLGNRQVDEPMEPTNY
- a CDS encoding uncharacterized protein (EggNog:ENOG410PVCF~COG:Q~TransMembrane:6 (o12-32i411-432o444-468i513-529o566-586i650-671o)); amino-acid sequence: MMTLDFPPIFTVRTATAPAIWSPAIAFIAFTIQAKIQHSTLLSTEQAFTSLAVISLVTIPAESFMVAIPHTGACLGCFTRIQDYLRLPCRNDHRSGPLHLSDTAPSPFDSSSKHVELKCLNINPSVSSMENAICLKDVTVRPALAASLALDNISLSVPPSSLVMVVGPVGSGKTTLIKAILGELPCESGSVSVASKQMAYCHQKPWLTHTSILQSICGLSESQAVDEAWYKTVVYTCCLEADIKMWPEGSHTIIGNNGLILSGGQRQRLALARAVYARRGIILLDDVFSALDATTEDMVFSRLLGNQGLLRKLNSTVVLVTHSVKHLPFADDVVILDQGRIVQDARDATVSKIEVLKDTMMQPSQLVEKDMQSSQDANELPGLSTIEQDLVRRTGDIEVYKYYAKSIGWKYTSLFAIANIGYAFAIAFPRAWLVLWVKAGGDQLHIYIPIYVVLCILADIFLAGNLWVTFIKILQKSSARLHENLLEAVMRAPQSFFVQTDTGVTLNRCVQEYLQVVLVVLTHFLYRFSQDMSLIDNNLPIALNKTAAEFCNCVAQAVLVCTGSSYMALTVPFTLPIIYLIQNVYLRTSRQLRHMDLEAKSPIYSHFLETLNGLSTIRAFGWQQSSKNINICHLDASQKPYYLLFSIQRWLNLVLDLLVAALAAILVSLAFSLRHSTSPGLLGAALNTILVLNQSLQKLITSWTSLETSLGAIARVRSLIASTSTENQPRENREPPAAWPGKGGIHFDSVSASYDGVTMALSNITMQIKPGEKIGICGRTGSGKSSLVLTLLRLLDISAGRIIIDDVDLCTIPQHEVRSRIITIPQDQFTLDGSVRLNVDPSGCISDKDIRDALQKVHLWQIIEARGGLDGKMDAGSFSAGEQQLFRLVQAILRKEGRKILVLDEATSNVDSDTDLLMQKLVKKEFKDFTVLTIAHRVSCMDFS